The Vitis riparia cultivar Riparia Gloire de Montpellier isolate 1030 chromosome 3, EGFV_Vit.rip_1.0, whole genome shotgun sequence genome segment TCCAAATATCTTCCTCCAAACAATGCTTATATTCTTTGTGTGATTCACAGATGAAAGCTGTCTGACCAATGGGTACTTAGATACCATTGTTGATTCCATTCCTGGAATGATGAAAACCATCCGTCTGAGGGATTTTCCAGCTTTCTTCAAAACTACAGACCCCAACGATATCATGCTCAACTTCTTGATCGCGGAGGCAGAGAGAGCTAATAAAGCTTCTGCTATCATTTTGAACACTTTCGATGCATTGGAAAAAGATGTTTTGGATGCTCTCAGAGCCACCCTTCCGCCAGTTTACACCATCGGCCCTCTTCAGCATTTGGTTCATCAGATTTCCGACGATAAGTTGAAATTTTTTGGCTCAAGTTTGTGGAAAGAACAACCGGAATGTCTCCAATGGCTCGATTCCAAAGAACCCAACTCAGTAGTGTACGTGAATTTTGGGAGCGTGATTGTGATGACACCCCAACAGCTCAGAGAGTTAGCTTGGGGACTAGCTAATAGCAACAAGCCTTTTCTATGGATCATAAGGCCTGATCTGGTGCCAGAGGACTCAGCGCCTTTGCCACCAGAGTTTGTAACTGAAACAAGAGATAGAGGCCTGTTAGCAAGCTGGTGTCCGCAAGAACAAGTCCTGAAGCACCCGGCGGTAGGAGGGTTTGTAACACATAGCGGTTGGAACTCCACAAGCGAAGGCATATGTGGAGGAGTGCCGCTGATTTGCATGCCATTCAGGGCCGAGCAACCGACCAATTGTCGGTATAGTTGCAGTGAATGGGGCATAGGGATGGAGGTTGATGGTGATGTGAAGAGAGAGGACGTGGAAAAGCTTGTGAGAGAGCTGATGGATGAAGAGAAGGgtaagaagatgaagaaggcgGCAATGGAATGGAAGAAGTTAGCAGAAGAGGCAATTATACCTGGTGGGTCTTCTTACAACAACTTCAACAAACTGTTGAGTGATGTGCTGTTGTCAAAGAAGTAGACTGATTAATACACTAGAGCTTGTTTTTTTAATGCATGTATTCAACTCTTTTAAGTACCAAACCATGCATATGAGATTTAATGTGTGCATTCAGCTTTTGTTGGAAAGCATTCATGTAGATTGTATCAATTTTATGAATGATTTGTGGGATGTTAATTGCATGATATATCTTAAAGTCTACTCGTTATAGCTTCAATTGGTTGGCATTTTTCGGGGTTCAAAATTTGTTTGATggtattaaaaacataaatttataaaaatatataactttatatTACAAATTGGTAATTGTATTAGCAAACATTTTTCCActtgtagaataaaaaaatagtctCTATTAGATAGACTTTAACTTTATATAAAAGGGAAACTATTATTGTAGGGAAATTTTTTCAACTATAGGCCTacatattaacattaattgtaTGTGTGTGGTGTGCGCGCATACCCACAAATAAAATAGAGTACATGTATAAGTGCAGTTATGGTTCCAATCTAAATGGAGCATATTACTATTTTACTCACATCTTATTATTGAGTGAAGTTCAAATTCTTTACAATACGCTGTTTCAGACGTGGAAAATTGAAAACCCCACTATTACACTCATGGATACATGTATGTcttcctattaattttcttgaGGATTTAGTAGGGGATTCTAACATAGTGAATAAAggttttatcatttattaattttctaacaaTTGGCATCAGAGCCACTCATGTTGAATCattcaagtttttatttatttatttattttttaaaggtgaTTCTTGGTGGGTGGAGGCCATGAGTATGATTTCTAGTCTTCCACCCTTCTAGTgatgttttttttatgttgcaagttttttttttctataattttttcctaaaaatcaaAGTGTTTTGTGCAACAAggaattttttctataaatttttcccataaaatttaaatgtgTTCTACTGTAAGGagtttttttcataaaattttctcgaaaaatctaagtgtttctagtaataaagatttttttttagaattgttggGGTACGGAAGAGGTGGTTGCATGATAATGGTGTATAATCTAGCCATTATCTATTCTACATTAGCATTTGATAAGTTATGGATACTAAATTTGTTATCGGGTCAAGTGATGGGTTTGGGTTTTTGGGTAATTGGGTAGGGGTGAGGTTTGAGCAACATAGTTTGAATTTGACCGACCCGATTTGATTTTGACCAAGTCCATTTGACTTTGACCGGCCCAATTTGACCAACCCGCTTTGACTTTGGCTGACACggtttgataaaagaaaaaaaattatttccttacataattaaaatccaatatttcaatataaattaaattgaagttatAAGTCGCCAAAGTCACCTCTATTATATGGATTTATTTATCTTGAAATATGTGGATTTTGTTAAGGAATTGCATGCTTGAAGacatatttttctttgcatgtttgaaggctctaataccatgtaaaCCTTTTGGATTTTGATGAAATGGGTTGTacatctttattaaaaataatacaaactGAGCGGAGATGGGAATCCATGACAAGTTCAAAAAATAGTAATCTATGAACTACTCTCTATTAATTAACTAATCAAAGATATAACACCACGCCAAAGGATTGTGAAAAACGACAAGTATAGCTAAGGCACATGTTAagagaattttcaaatttctctctAATAAACTTAATAGTCTTCCACACCAATTTTAGgctcaaaagaaaattaaataaatgacgAAGAACTGAATGCATGGAACTCCATTCTGCTTCAATGTCATCAAACAAGACAATTCGACTCGACTCAGAGATACTAACCCAAGAGAAGTTCAAATGAAGATGCTGATCTAAACTTCAAAtgaatgataatatttttgctCTGATCAAAACACATTAGTGTCATTCATGCTCTTCGTACCTCCAAATTTCTTCCATTCTGTTGTTCTGGTGGCTTTACCATATTTGAAAAGTAACAAACATCCTGACAGTTACCGAAGAATCTATGCCTTAGCAGCTGGTCTGGCTGTGGCCGTCTTGATGGGTTTGGATCTAGGCATAGGGCCACCAAATGCTTAAAAGATTTGGAGAACTTTTGGTCTTCCATTGGGTAATTTCCTCTCAAATTCTTGACCATGGCAACCATACTGTTATGATTGGCTACTCTTAGTCCATATCCCAGCTGCAATGCAGTGATGCCAACAAGCCATACGTCAGCCTTGCTAGTGTAATTCAGACTAGCCTCAGGTGCTGGCCACATACAGTGAGGCATGGCATAAGAGGGTCCATGACCAAGGAAGTTGGTATTTTGTTCGTAGAGGGATGCTGCAAAGGCGAGCTTTATAGCTGGCGTATATGGGCAAAGAAAGATGTACCTGGCGTCCACATTTTTATGAAGCTGGCCCATCCGATGGATATATGATAAGCCCTTTAGGGTTTCTCTGAGAGCTATGCGGACGCATTCTTCGGGAAAACCCTCTGGGAAGCGAGAAGATATAATGGATTGAAGGGAACCCCCAGCCATGAAAGGCATCACGACATAAAGATTATCATCGACAGTGAATTCGGTTTTGATTCGGATTATGTTGGGGTGAGGATGACCAGCAAGAAAGGCACTGTCTTGGAGTTCTTGCTTCAGCTTCTGTATCTCAGTTGTTTGTTTGGCCTTGAAGACTTTGATGGCTACAAAGGTTTCGTAATCAGGCAAAGCTTCCAAAGTCTCGAAGTCCGGATAGAAGGCAGCTTTATAGACGGTAGCTCCAGATGCAGCTCCAATGATATGGGTGGTCCAGTACTTGTTGGTCCAGTCCTGGTTTCCGGAGTTGGGTTCCATGATCACCATGCATGCTGGATCGCTTACAACATTTTTTGTCCTGCATAGTGTTCCAGTCTTGTCGATGCACAGCCACCACTTTTCTTCATCATTGCCACCTTCTTGGGCCATGTCTGTTAGGGTACAGAGATTCGAGTGATTGATTTTCCAGAGAAAATCCAGTCTTTCGTTTTGATGGATTCAATCGATTTCTTTTTCTCAATGCGGTtggatttctttctttcaatgTGGATGCATGAGAAGGATTGTGATCTTTGAGTGGTTGATGGAGTTGGAGTCGGAGTCGAAGAAGTCATAAGGAAAGGGGTTTGTCTGTATCTCTTTGGAGGGGAAAAGCAGTTAAATCAATCTTCTTTTAGGATAAcactgaaaataatttttgtagataggctaagattttattttgaaaaattcttttactCGTCAAATCAGCagattttttatatcaattaatatttatattaaaaaaaatatctacatTATCCAACAAATTTTGAATGTTGATAGGAGCCAAGTTGTTAAGATTGTTGCAACAAGATCATTTGAATTCAATGAAATAAAAGTGGTTGTCAAGGTTGAGTTTGTTGGAGAATCATTTGAATCTTCCATGGTTTGTGGAGTTACTTATGATGTGGACGTTCTCTAACATGCCTACCTAATCTATGTATGTGAAGGCACTCACACAAAGCTATTGGTGACAATTAAGAAAGAGATGGATTGTGTATTTTAAGTAGCACAAGAT includes the following:
- the LOC117910060 gene encoding 7-deoxyloganetin glucosyltransferase-like, with translation MASITASDKPHAVCEREREMASITASDKPHAVCIPYPSQGHVNPLLQMAKLLHNRGFFITFVNTEHNHKRLLRSKGPNYLDGFPDFRFETIPDGLPPSDADVTQPTASVCESTSKNSLAPFCNLISKLNDPSSSAGPPVTCIVSDGVMSFTLDAAEKFGVPEVLFWTTSACGFLGYRHYRDLLQRGLIPLKDESCLTNGYLDTIVDSIPGMMKTIRLRDFPAFFKTTDPNDIMLNFLIAEAERANKASAIILNTFDALEKDVLDALRATLPPVYTIGPLQHLVHQISDDKLKFFGSSLWKEQPECLQWLDSKEPNSVVYVNFGSVIVMTPQQLRELAWGLANSNKPFLWIIRPDLVPEDSAPLPPEFVTETRDRGLLASWCPQEQVLKHPAVGGFVTHSGWNSTSEGICGGVPLICMPFRAEQPTNCRYSCSEWGIGMEVDGDVKREDVEKLVRELMDEEKGKKMKKAAMEWKKLAEEAIIPGGSSYNNFNKLLSDVLLSKK
- the LOC117911015 gene encoding serine/threonine-protein kinase BLUS1-like, yielding MAQEGGNDEEKWWLCIDKTGTLCRTKNVVSDPACMVIMEPNSGNQDWTNKYWTTHIIGAASGATVYKAAFYPDFETLEALPDYETFVAIKVFKAKQTTEIQKLKQELQDSAFLAGHPHPNIIRIKTEFTVDDNLYVVMPFMAGGSLQSIISSRFPEGFPEECVRIALRETLKGLSYIHRMGQLHKNVDARYIFLCPYTPAIKLAFAASLYEQNTNFLGHGPSYAMPHCMWPAPEASLNYTSKADVWLVGITALQLGYGLRVANHNSMVAMVKNLRGNYPMEDQKFSKSFKHLVALCLDPNPSRRPQPDQLLRHRFFGNCQDVCYFSNMVKPPEQQNGRNLEVRRA